One window from the genome of Solea solea chromosome 13, fSolSol10.1, whole genome shotgun sequence encodes:
- the LOC131471323 gene encoding macrophage mannose receptor 1-like, translating into MYYYINQNMTWFQAQNYCREHYTDLATFDSYDDISMLEPTLTYKTAWIGLFDDPKSWKENLGNESNSWRWSVTGEAGNTTFEAWASGEPSYTNGSESCVIMNPDGTWGDAICASAYSFVCYTVTNQSEKVYHFILTVKSWNSAQEYCRQHYTDLAMIENAEENALVFSKTGNPNQTSWIGLYRVPWAWSDGSHSSFKNWRGIQPDNLAGNQHCVVEVWPQHNWDDIPCRLLQPFICHQGDSSIRKISDYF; encoded by the exons ATGTACTACTACATAAACCAGAACATGACCTGGTTCCAGGCTCAGAATTACTGCAGAGAGCATTACACCGACCTGGCAACCTTTGACAGCTACGATGATATAAGCATGCTAGAACCTACATTGACTTATAAGACTGCATGGATCGGACTGTTTGATGACCCCAAATCCTGGAAGGAAAACCTTGGAAATGAGTCCAACTCCTGGAGATGGTCAGTGACTGGTGAAGCAGGCAATACTACTTTTGAGGCTTGGGCTAGCGGAGAGCCCTCGTATACGAATGGAAGTGAATCCTGTGTAATCATGAATCCTGATGGAACTTGGGGAGACGCCATCTGTGCCAGTGCCTactcttttgtttgttacacAG TCACAAACCAAAGCGAGAAAGTCTATCATTTCATCCTGACGGTGAAATCATGGAATTCTGCTCAGGAATACTGCAGACAACACTACACAGACCTCGCTATGATTGAGAACGCTGAAGAAAACGCTTTGGTCTTTTCAAAAACTGGTAATCCGAATCAGACATCTTGGATCGGTCTGTACCGAGTGCCATGGGCATGGTCTGACGGGTCTCACAGTTCCTTCAAGAACTGGAGAGGCATTCAACCAGATAACTTAGCCGGTAACCAACACTGTGTGGTCGAAGTGTGGCCTCAACATAATTGGGATGACATACCCTGTCGGTTGTTGCAGCCTTTCATTTGTCATCAAGGTGATAGTTCAATAAGAAAAAtaagtgattatttttga
- the LOC131471474 gene encoding macrophage mannose receptor 1-like, with translation MYYYINQNMTWFQAQNYCREHYTDLATFDSYDDISMLEPTLTYKTAWIGLFDDPKSWKENLGNESNSWRWSVTGEAGNTTFEAWASGEPSYANGSESCVIMNPDGTWGDAICASAYSFVCYTVTNQREKVYHFIPTVKSWNSAQEYCRQHYTDLAMIENAEENALVFSKTGNQTSWIGLYRVPWAWSDGSHSSFKNWKSYEPDNLAGNQHCVVEGRTHNWFDLNCSWLRPFICHQVTTLKTTVGMKIMTGADMTDPAVIEQFLQQIHERLTNLGWTDFKLQWKNLPSNQTKKT, from the exons ATGTACTACTACATAAACCAGAACATGACCTGGTTCCAGGCTCAGAATTACTGCAGAGAGCATTACACCGACCTGGCAACCTTTGACAGCTACGATGATATAAGCATGCTAGAACCTACATTGACTTATAAGACTGCATGGATCGGACTGTTTGATGACCCCAAATCCTGGAAGGAAAACCTTGGAAATGAGTCCAACTCCTGGAGATGGTCAGTGACTGGTGAAGCAGGCAATACTACTTTTGAGGCTTGGGCCAGCGGAGAGCCCTCGTATGCGAATGGAAGTGAATCCTGTGTAATCATGAATCCTGATGGAACTTGGGGAGACGCCATCTGTGCCAGTGCCTactcttttgtttgttacacAG TCACAAACCAAAGAGAGAAAGTCTATCATTTCATCCCGACGGTGAAATCATGGAATTCTGCTCAGGAATACTGCAGACAACACTACACAGACCTCGCTATGATTGAGAACGCTGAAGAAAACGCTTTGGTCTTTTCAAAAACTGGTAATCAGACATCTTGGATCGGTCTGTACCGAGTGCCATGGGCATGGTCTGACGGGTCTCACAGTTCCTTCAAGAACTGGAAAAGCTATGAACCAGATAACTTAGCCGGTAACCAACACTGTGTGGTCGAAGGGCGGACTCATAATTGGTTTGACCTAAATTGTTCCTGGTTGCGGCCTTTCATTTGTCATCAAG TGACCACATTGAAGACCACGGTGGGGATGAAGATTATGACTGGTGCAGATATGACAGATCCAGCTGTTATTGAACAGTTTCTCCAGCAG ATCCATGAAAGGCTGACAAACCTGGGATGGACAGACTTCAAGCTTCAGTGGAAGAATCTTCcctcaaaccaaaccaaaaagaCCTGA